From a single Cryptococcus neoformans var. neoformans B-3501A chromosome 3, whole genome shotgun sequence genomic region:
- a CDS encoding hypothetical protein (Match to EST gb|CF191031.1|CF191031): protein MAVPVNLLLLIELAAVIVASTAFLFYWNRLLASFVAFLIRLYAWRVHHAYISIGSLQISPLAGRLSFRNAEYHSSKLPCRIIVYAKGVEAFVYNRTPAYDDIVERMKKHENEAGGVKGASHGYGDFEEELGLRARLKNLARMSTKDSSAKGTPSDNGHSSSSYPPVTHELPAQVKPVKPPPSDSINWFREALPLELRVVAGSIVLGNDATPTLLIGDFKRAEGILETSDSRSLLDLYKMAVELKFHEANVLTRTNVDYSGPLLAHGKKVYDELLKQQVDLVNKPPSTISVFSGFHFLSRQFPFLYDPKFSTAPVPGLPTDKLWKGLARYRLPEDDTIQSPRKEGGDEREYAKATNLLEAPELTLTYYADIPGNVPDPLQTPYGDILDEIGNVDLPPEYGIDIIIRKGTVKYGPWADRQREALQKAFAPALFFDSEPKARLRPGDTRVHTALVLRVMLEDETVLRIPTREKRRYGWLDVVVGPNSSVTYTQDQIATQRGYDSMLVLHLDSLGISSSVNLDTFIQAKTCKLSMAMPTPLQWNAKRDWGMDVVFDTPSISLLRDHVTLISDLAKDWSSGTTGGDYHHFVPNHYNFRVSLINYAFHLYINDYNIVDAPGSRDSNAFMDVYGPRLDAVVAVASTQYRPETSVVPFSISLSDARVELCVPKWDTHRTFGPEVLEVGQVGQLIASGSYRYYAVPRPEHQETLTLHLEGKHVKFKMLGWVLRRLFCVKDNYFGSFTQFTTMDEFLERFDHDPASVGDPVEEKYRPGRSDPYAVHITMNVEESLILMCDEIYNFSGGIALPVPQLQMTIKSVEQFMELSLNATPTYIAAAPQLLPLYERGSAPVVSGEEAIFIEGIELKASRLFGPKPRATTYLCLWEANIPKISAFLTPSLLTTLQAIGRSVGYTFSDPDNAPDQNYQLKTPPDVTFFKFSINHALAMLTADSSAISLEALSGLTLDTSTWGTRSYSSNIGLLLPSFTINIVHRSPRKTWRVVSSAAVGATLDVYNAPDRWRERVSAQQEFLKEQDSETGRVWYMYRGGQKPMEMIDEEESESLLSEKHGYDSNDSQPSSSIESGPEESNPSKTWGKRNPVKPFMTIQETDDSSVSSAGDESDSASGTSSDSASEVSFPAEYVFDMADVLANKLRHFQFARDRYPPEIRLSASDSDYGGGEEEIKGKRKARDEMASGKVVRLVTHAAQVNLHPESLQSISEIVSAISTGSVSYEKRLDSLLISQVQDVADSKIPEQQMVLDIHVPSATMRLSGGEPSSALISHIQHIRCNIHRYTLINQRPVLDLIFSVVSITASAMSSSDTASSLKDIVGPTTESPEYLPLAHFVASAITAGFHSGHGIRIHSKVSHAHFDTVTPAITFGSAFAERWQAVIQEANFSHPKTGSDAAMLCHILYSAINSQRGAYLPSFAYVTPHGLHEQDSQLGNRRQTGWWLLTRFRDWLRGGLLDEADVVANISDMANYFVSNLIQVDDSLVGTENLVRDQPFFKRAFNIGSSCTPETECDTPIDVFVYIDNASVRHYGRLLGSTATAMSYINISKLSFGCATVIAMIEERKISQMRMVVAIQTVGLEVHDSILTLARLIVHIPCKPKPEFGKGESPGESLPSFNAIGKSPSAIAINIQLETLDATIIGGGLRLRSGARQLQLTALTRHRLHSNPVSGRSTRESLSLTCRLIEIILIQPVENPAAITHSTDRVVISLKTQGWRASGERIASVDKPSTEIRAMAGLKLLEFDSRPQLRAFYSFIQQWKAKELPLYASAVDDMKGAIKAWTNGPPSKSTPVLLTDLDITIEALHFQVRAAKALWLRWEVGKIYVVKSEKKKDIRFAVKVAPQVVGAYYSRRSKSSESSSLNLPSVAIIGNHRHLQDKPHVFANLQLGLFSGVLRPAILDRLLSLHQNLQDDINHLVNDWRKDVRKAKEKLHAQKGWRSPSPGARKVSLNKILYDVHVRVDGVRFGLRADDVPATIVFEALAAKGRATNQYHHGNGLHWRAKVDHFSLSLGHLDDGYVSNDTEPFRRQRTASMTLDVEVEEIPATPLLTSQLIIHLSHVRTVMHVEALSELTDLLKSWSSDLYILRDHRAREMAEVKQRTTKVLKRFESAEHVNRSEISWLANRLLTVEIGGIGVAIPLVEGAVIEDCRKSDVPALLYSIRVISFHNRHNEAARFRLQNMALQFIDRFDQSLPEHFTSDFHGSKNCMVVPSIESEAEMSSTHEAWHLSAHCSASDFKLTLSPDISDDVIQLVELFERGKEKIAKVEAQYKVEVARHAKETIASKYESPASPSARRQSQRIMVRTSFTFNSGTVELHRDLSDTEKATLSSETRRGRGWHDTVVLPAVSLWMEYTGPKDEVPLFPQDEGDGSLLFNLAVHESRNLLRPTILPFFLQIANRLGRKAKRTQSTPLDTSPKMPMEVSPAVPQGLSHRPITRTVSTRVQVSVTLRIDKSELRLSCAPDSNAYVDLKWKSGGFFASTIIGDGSKATVAGTVSGVRAYLRHEFAEGKSCIEAGAKDMAFSIDYSFESLTGRKYLSIVLDSLLSAQFRLEQFSAWLAFAAVWLDNAPNLELPSRPPLGEASSSSPSIHTASIPKVTVSALVRFRTVDFDTNIGVTNAKLEMTPVVLRTSSNGVKAELELDLGVTQITAKGDISGEIRSESLIFRTARQSSRGGAPDDPTVLNMSINAGTLSSNLSLQELSVIRFTLDPATVTLADDWQAFAQDPSSQVLLSFAVKAGVFRSVIRLLSIPSLVSKFYSLSNTIESQERMACHRSSAYKSKRLRKSTEPSPMAAAILHTARKTGQTLTSTSTVKTAQNMRFDLGGVDIGLFNSPPTDDHRGDFYRFTMGKVEADLERQLTAENLPKRDLNLLVSYVKWVSSDGVKAAREVKKHRNLEESIQAASAHGRKEIASLPLMTMTMDSIEESKPPVLVYDFDLVWGDGDLDIAIMPYFFEQVYKTFDKLIKGLDQEQITKAKRRGDGGTAKDRSHATSHEKDQECIGAALAFRRRLEGQRPLPVPRLRLLGEATGEAMAWVPKINAANAQLPIMVHRFVTSPLEDGMDLLLKLYEKQLPDRVQQQM from the exons ATGGCTGTTCCGGTgaaccttctccttctcatcgAACTCGCGGCTGTTATTGTCGCCTCGACAGCTTTTCTGTTCTATTGGAACAGGCTCTTAGCTTCGTTTGTTGCCTTTCTCATTCGCCTTTACGCATGGCGTGTCCATCACGCATATATATCTATAGGATCTCTGCAAATATCACCTTTGGCAGGGCGACTTTCCTTTAGGAATGCCGAGTACCATTCGA GCAAGCTTCCTTGTCGTATCATCGTGTATGCTAAAGGTGTAGAAGCATTTGTCTACAACCGAACTCCAGCATATGATGACATTGTGGAGCGTATGAAGAAGCATGAAAACGAGGCCGGCGGCGTTAAGGGGGCTTCGCACGGGTATGGAgactttgaagaggaacTAGGTCTTCGAGCTAGGCTGAAAAACTTGGCGCGAATGTCGACAAAAGACAGCTCTGCCAAGGGGACTCCATCAGATAACGGACACAGTAGCTCTA GTTATCCTCCAGTCACCCATGAACTCCCAGCCCAAGTTAAGCCTGTAAAACCGCCACCATCAGACAGCATCAATTGGTTCCGCGAAGCTCTTCCCTTAGAGCTCCGAGTGGTCGCTGGATCCATTGTCCTCGGAAATGATGCCACCCCCACTCTTCTCATCGGTGATTTTAAACGGGCCGAAGGTATTTTAGAGACCTCGGATTCTCGATCACTCTTGGATTTATACAAGATGGCAGTCGAGCTGAAATTTCATGAAGCTAATGTGCTCACTCGTACCAATGTTGATTACTCAGGACCTTTGTTGGCTCACGGCAAAAAGGTTTACGACGAACTACTTAAACAGCAGGTCGATCTGGTCAACAAACCtccctccaccatctctgtCTTTTCAGGGTTTCATTTTCTCTCCAGACAGTTCCCCTTTCTTTACGATCCCAAATTCTCCACGGCTCCTGTACCAGGGTTACCTACAGACAAGTTGTGGAAGGGTTTGGCTAGATATCGACTGCCTGAAGATGATACCATCCAGTCTccaaggaaagagggtggtgatgaAAGGGAATATGCCAAAGCCACAAACCTCCTTGAAGCCCCTGAACTCACTCTGACGTACTACGCCGACATACCTG GAAACGTTCCCGACCCATTACAGACTCCTTACGGCGACATCTTGGACGAGATAGGTAATGTTGATCTCCCCCCGGAGTACGGTATCGATATAATAATTCGAAAGGGTACCGTCAAATATGGCCCCTGGGCTGATCGTCAAAG AGAGGCGCTACAAAAAGCTTTTGCTCCGGCGTTGTTCTTTGACAGTGAGCCCAAGGCCCGTCTACGCCCTGGCGATACACGAGTACACACCGCACTTGTTCTGCGCGTGatgttggaagatgagacgGTCCTCCGTATACCCACCCGTGAAA AACGGAGATATGGATGGTTAGATGTCGTAGTGGGCCCGAACTCATCGGTTACGTACACGCAGGATCAAATCGCGACACAAAGAGGATATGATTCAATGTTGGTCCTTCATTTGGATTCGCTAGGGATTAGTTCCAGCGTGAATCTTGATACGTTTATACAGGCTAAAACGTGTAAA CTTTCAATGGCTATGCCAACTCCGCTTCAATGGAATGCGAAGCGTGACTGGGGCATGGACGTTGTTTTTGACACTCCTTCCATTAGCTTGCTTCGCGACCACGTCACATTGATTTCAGATCTTGCAAAAGATTGGAGCAGCGGAACCACAGGTGGTGATTACCATCATTTTGTTCCCAATCACTATAATTTCCGTGTCTCCTTGATCAACTACGCCTTCCATTTGTACATCAACGATTACAACATTGTTGACGCTCCAGGATCCAGAGATAGCAATG CTTTCATGGACGTCTATGGCCCCCGACTAGATGCAGTAGTTGCTGTAGCCTCGACGCAGTACCGCCCAGAGACCTCAGTGGTGCCTTTCTCAATTTCCCTTTCTGACGCGCGCGTTGAACTATGTGTCCCGAAATGGGATACCCATCGTACATTTGGTCCCGAAGTTCTTGAAGTCGGCCAGGTCGGGCAATTGATAGCTTCTGGCTCGTACCGTTACTACGCGGTTCCCAGACCAGAACATCAAGAAACATTAACTCTGCACCTCGAGGGGAAGCATGTCAAGTTCAAAATGCTAGGTTGGGTGCTCAGGCGGTTATTTTGCGTGAAGGACAACTATTTTGGGTCCTTTACTCAATTTACTACCATGGACGAGTTCCTGGAGAGGTTTGATCATGATCCTGCAAGCGTGGGCGATCCAGTAGAGGAAAAATACAGGCCAGGCAGA TCCGATCCTTATGCCGTCCACATCACCATGAACGTTGAAGAGTCTCTTATCCTCATGTGTGATGAGATTTACAACTTCTCTGGGGGAATCGCCCTACCAGTCCCTCAGCTGCAAATGACCATCAAATCAGTTGAACAATTCATGGAACTTTCCCTCAATGCCACTCCCACATATATTGCGGCAGCTCCTCAATTACTGCCATTGTACGAAAGGGGCTCGGCTCCGGTAGTCTCAGGCGAGGAGGCAATCTTTATAGAAGGTATCGAGTTGAAAGCAAGCAGGCTATTCGGTCCCAAACCCAGAGCAACGACGTATCTCTGCCTCTGGGAAGCTAATATTCCCAAAATATCTGCCTTCCTTACTCCCAGTCTACTGACAACTTTACAGGCAATTGGTCGGTCAGTAGGATACACATTTTCTGACCCGGATAATGCTCCTGATCAGAATTATCAACTCAAAACACCTCCTGATG TCACCTTTTTCAAATTTTCCATCAATCATGCATTAGCGATGCTCACCGCAGATTCTAGCGCCATATCACTTGAAGCATTATCAGGCCTTACTCTCGATACCAGTACTTGGGGGACCCGCTCCTACAGTTCAAACATTGGacttctccttccatcATTCACCATTAACATCGTTCATCGTTCTCCTAGGAAGACATGGCGTGTTGTTAGTAGTGCCGCAGTAGGAGCTACATTAGACGTGTACAACGCACCGGATCGGTGGCGAGAGCGGGTGTCAGCGCAACAGGAGTTCTTGAAAGAGCAAGATTCAGAGACAGGAAGGGTTTGGTATATGTACAGGGGAGGTCAAAAACCGA TGGAAATGatagatgaggaagaatcTGAAAGTTTGCTGTCGGAAAAACATGGCTACGACAGTAACGACtctcagccttcttcatccatcgaGAGCGGGCCGGAAGAGTCCAATCCTTCAAA GACGTGGGGCAAACGAAACCCGGTAAAGCCATTTATGACAATTCAAGAGACAGACGACTCTTCCGTATCATCCGCAGGAGACGAATCAGATTCTGCATCCGGCACATCTTCTGACTCCGCCTCAGAAGTCTCTTTCCCCGCCGAGTACGTTTTTGATATGGCAGATGTTTTAGCCAACAAACTTCGACACTTCCAATTTGCACGTGACCGATATCCCCCAGAAATCAGATTGAGTGCTTCTGACTCCGATTAtggaggcggagaggaagaaatcaaAGGCAAGAGAAAAGCACGAGACGAAATGGCATCAGGTAAAGTGGTGCGCCTCGTTACTCATGCTGCGCAAGTCAATCTTCATCCGGAATCATTACAAAGTATTTCGGAAATCGTATCTGCGATATCAACAGGTAGTGTGTCCTACGAAAAGCGCCTTGATTCTCTCCTTATTAGCCAAGTGCAGGATGTGGCAGATTCCAAAATACCTGAGCAACAAATGGTTTTGGACATACATGTGCCCAGTGCTACGATGCGTCTTTCCGGGGGAGAGCCATCAAGTGCATTAATTAGCCATATTCAACATATCAGGTGCAACATCCATCGTTACACCCTGATAAATCAACGGCCAGTCCTTGATCTTATCTTCTCCGTGGTATCCATTACTGCTTCTGCCATGTCGTCGTCCGATACGGCTTCCTCATTGAAGGATATTGTTGGTCCCACCACAGAAAGTCCAGAATATCTGCCTTTAGCCCATTTCGTTGCCAGTGCCATTACCGCTGGTTTTCATTCTGGCCACGGGATTCGAATCCACTCCAAAGTTTCACATGCTCATTTCGATACGGTGACACCTGCCATCACCTTTGGCAGCGCGTTTGCCGAACGTTGGCAGGCAGTTATCCAGGAGGCCAATTTTTCCCACCCCAAAACTGGATCTGACGCAGCGATGCTGTGTCACATTTTGTATTCGGCGATCAACTCCCAGAGGGGGGCATACCTCCCGAGTTTTGCCTATGTTACCCCTCATGGCCTCCACGAACAAGACAGTCAGCTTGGAAACAGGAGACAGACCGGCTGGTGGCTGTTGACGAGATTCAGAGATTGGCTAAGAGGCGGCTTGCTCGATGAAGCGGATGTTGTGGCTAATATATCAGATATGGCCAATTACTTTGTGAGCAATCTCATCCAGGTTGACGACTCGCTTGTGGGAACAGAAAATCTCGTTCGTGAccaacccttcttcaaacgTGCCTTCAATATCGGATCTTCTTGTACCCCAGAGACAGAATGTGACACTCCTATCGACGTATTTGTTTATATCGACAATGCTTCTGTTCGTCATTATGGGCGACTTCTCGGGTCTACTGCCACAGCAATGAGCTACATTAATATCAGCAAGCTGTCGTTCGGATGTGCTACCGTTATTGCGATGAtcgaagagagaaaaatCTCCCAAATGAGAATGGTAGTTGCCATTCAAACGGTAGGGTTAGAAGTGCATGATAGCATTCTCACTTTGGCGAGGCTTATTGTACACATCCCGTGTAAGCCAAAGCCTGAATTTGGCAAAGGAGAGAGTCCAGGTGAAagccttccctccttcaatGCTATAGGCAAAAGTCCCTCTGCTATTGCGATCAATATTCAGCTTGAAACTCTCGATGCTACCATTATTGGGGGGGGCCTACGACTGCGCTCAGGGGCTCGACAACTACAACTCACCGCGCTGACTCGCCATCGACTTCATTCAAACCCCGTCTCAGGTCGTTCAACTAGAGAATCTCTCAGCTTGACGTGTAGGCTGATTGAGATTATTCTAATTCAACCTGTGGAGAACCCTGCTGCTATTACCCACTCAACGGACAGGGTCGTTATATCTTTGAAGACACAAGGATGGAGAGCTTCTGGTGAGCGCATTGCCTCCGTTGACAAGCCCTCGACAGAAATTCGCGCAATGGCTGGCTTAAAGCTGCTTGAGTTCGATTCTCGCCCACAGCTGCGGGCTTTCTATTCTTTTATACAGCAGTGGAAGGCCAAAGAATTACC TCTTTATGCGTCTGCAGTCGATGACATGAAGGGCGCTATAAAGGCATGGACAAATGGACCACCATCCAAATCTACCCCAGTTCTTTTGACAGATCTGGATATCACAATCGAAGCTTTACACTTTCAAGTACGAGCCGCCAAAGCCTTGTGGTTGCGCTGGGAAGTCGGTAAAATCTATGTCGTGAAgtcagagaagaaaaaggacatCAGATTTGCTGTCAAGGTCGCGCCACAAGTGGTCGGGGCCTACTATTCTCGCAGGAGCAAGAGTAGtgaatcatcatctttgaaTCTTCCTTCGGTTGCCATCATCGGTAATCATCGACATCTGCAAGACAAACCTCATGTTTTTGCCAACCTCCAGCTTGGGCTGTTTTCGGGTGTGCTTAGACCCGCGATTCTTGACCGATTACTTTCGCTACATCAAAATCTCCAGGATGACATTAATCATCTAGTGAACGATTGGCGGAAGGATGTTCGTAAGGCGAAGGAGAAACTGCATGCGCAGAAGGGTTGGCGGAGTCCCTCACCAGGAGCTCGGAAGGTCAGTTTGAACAAGATACTCTATGACGTGCACGTACGTGTTGATGGCGTCCGATTTGGCCTCCGCGCGGACGACGTTCCCGCGACTATCGTATTTGAGGCTTTAGCTGCTAAGGGACGAGCAACTAATCAATATCATCATGGTAATGGCCTTCATTGGCGTGCAAAAGTCGACCATTTCAGCTTGTCACTGGGACATTTGGATGACGGGTATGTCAGCAATGATACAGAACCATTCCGCCGGCAACGCACTGCATCCATGACTCTAGACGTCGAAGTGGAAGAGATTCCAGCCACTCCCTTATTGACGTCACAACTCATTATTCATCTCAGTCACGTGCGCACAGTCATGCATGTCGAGGCTCTCAGCGAGCTGACCGATCTCCTCAAGAGCTGGTCATCCGATCTCTATATTTTGCGGGATCACCGCGCACGAGAGATGGCCGAAGTAAAGCAGCGGACAACGAAAGTGTTGAAAAGATTCGAGTCGGCTGAGCATGTGAATCGTTCGGAGATCTCTTGGTTGGCTAATCGATTGTTGACTGTTGAGATCGGGGGCATAGGAGTGGCAATACCGCTAGTGGAAGGCGCTGTCATTGAAGACTGCAGAAAAAGCGATGTACCTGCATTGCTTTACTCGATTCGTGTCATTAGCTTTCATAATAGGCACAACGAGGCTGCGAGATTCAGATTGCAGAACATGGCATTACAGTTCATCGACAG GTTTGATCAAAGCCTTCCAGAACATTTCACGAGCGACTTCCATGGCTCTAAGAATTGTATGGTCGTCCCATCCATTGAAAGTGAGGCGGAGATGTCCTCAACTCATGAAGCATGGCACCTTTCCGCCCATTGTTCTGCTTCAGACTTCAAGCTCACCCTGTCGCCGGATATTTCTGACGATGTCATTCAACTTGTTGAGCTATTTGAgcgaggaaaggaaaaaataGCAAAGGTGGAAGCCCAGTACAAGGTTGAGGTCGCAAGGCACGCTAAAGAGACAATAGCGTCCAAGTATGAAAGCCCTGCATCACCTTCCGCCAGACGACAGTCGCAAAGGATTATGGTCCGGACTTCCTTCACTTTTAACAGTGGAACGGTAGAGTTGCACAGAGACCTGTCCGATACGGAAAAGGCAACGTTGAGCTCAGAAACGAGAAGGGGCAGAGGATGGCATGATACGGTAGTATTGCCTGCCGTGTCACTTTGGATGGAGTATACAGGGCCAAAGGATGAGGTACCGCTCTTTCCACaggatgaaggtgatggGTCACTTCTTTTTAACCTC GCTGTCCACGAAAGCCGGAATCTCCTCCGGCCTACTAtactccccttcttccttcagaTTGCCAATCGCTTGGGGAGAAAGGCCAAACGAACTCAATCGACACCCCTGGATACCTCACCTAAAATGCCTATGGAGGTTTCACCTGCTGTCCCTCAGGGGTTGTCACATCGTCCCATAACCCGAACAGTATCAACTCGGGTCCAGGTAAGCGTTACCCTACGGATCGATAAATCAGAACTACGATTATCTTGTGCACCTGATTCCAACGCCTATGTCGACTTAAAATGGAAAAGCGGCGGTTTTTTTGCCAGCACCATAATTGGCGATGGAAGCAAAGCCACCGTGGCCGGAACAGTATCTGGTGTGAGGGCATATCTCCGGCACGAGTTTGCGGAGGGCAAGAGCTGTATTGAGGCCGGCGCAAAAGATATGGCATTCTCCATTGATTACAGCTTCGAAAGTCTCACAGGTCGCAAGTATCTGTCTATTGTGCTTGACTCTTTGCTTTCGGCGCAGTTTAGACTAGAACAATTTAGTGCATGGTTGGCTTTCGCTGCCGTGTGGCTTGATAACGCTCCCAATCTCGAGCTCCCGAGCAGACCACCTTTAGGCGAGGCATCTTCCAGCTCCCCCTCCATTCACACCGCCTCGATCCCGAAAGTTACTGTCAGTGCTCTTGTACGGTTCCGGACTGTCGACTTTGATACCAATATCGGCGTGACCAATGCTAAACTGGAAATGACTCCAGTAGTCCTTCGGACTTCGTCAAATGGTGTGAAGGCAGAATTAGAATTAGATTTAGGTGTGACCCAGATCACGGCTAAAGGCGATATTTCAGGGGAAATTCGCAGCGAGAGCTTAATCTTCCGCACCGCTCGTCAGTCCTCGCGAGGCGGGGCGCCCGACGACCCAACAGTGCTGAATATGTCTATCAACGCTGGTACTCTGAGCAGTAATTTGTCTTTACAGGAACTTAGTGTGATCCGTTTCAC CCTTGATCCTGCCACTGTCACTCTAGCGGATGATTGGCAAGCCTTTGCTCAGGACCCCAGTTCTCAAGTTTTACTTTCTTTTGCGGTTAAGGCTGGCGTTTTTCGTTCAGTTATCCGATTACTCTCGATCCCATCTCTTGTCAGCAAATTCTACTCCCTCTCTAACACTATCGAATCCCAAGAAAGAATGGCATGTCATCGCTCTTCCGCCTATAAGAGCAAGCGATTGCGCAAGTCGACAGAGCCTTCCCCCATGGCTGCCGCAATCCTCCACACGGCTCGGAAAACTGGCCAAACGTTGACTTCAACGAGCACTGTCAAAACTGCCCAAAATATGCGCTTCGACCTCGGCGGTGTTGACATTGGCCTTTTCAACTCACCGCCCACTGATGATCATCGCGGCGATTTCTATCGTTTTACGATGGGGAAGGTGGAAGCAGACCTGGAAAGGCAGCTTACCGCGGAAAACTTACCTAAGAGGGACTTGAATCTATTAGTGAGCTATGTGAAGTGGGTATCTAGTGATGGCGTAAAAGCAGCTcgagaggtgaagaagcaTAGAAACCTTGAGGAATCAATACAAGCAGCTTCCGCCCATGGCCGAAAGGAGATCGCGTCATTGCCTCTCATG ACAATGACTATGGATTCCATTGAAGAATCAAAACCTCCAGTTCTCGTATACGACTTTGATCTTGTCTGGGGTGATGGCGACCTGGACATAGCTATCATGCCCTATTTCTTCGAACAGGTATACAAAACATTCGACAAATTAATCAAAGGACTTGACCAAGAGCAGATTACGAAAGCAAAGCGACGTGGAGATGGTGGTACAGCAAAGGACAGGAGTCATGCGACATCACATGAGAAAGATCAAGAGTGCATTGGCGCTGCACTTGCTTTCCGTCGTCGTTTGGAAGGGCAAAGGCCGTTGCCTGTGCCGAGGCTTAGGTTACTTGGCGAAGCGACTGGGGAGGCTATGGCTTGGGTACCGAAAATCAACGCCGCAAATGCGCAACTGCCTATCATGGTACATCGATTCGTCACTTCGCCCTTGGAGGATGGCATGGATTT ACTACTGAAACTATACGAGAAACAACTTCCGGATAGGGTCCAGCAACAGATGTGA